A DNA window from Hordeum vulgare subsp. vulgare chromosome 1H, MorexV3_pseudomolecules_assembly, whole genome shotgun sequence contains the following coding sequences:
- the LOC123439125 gene encoding serine/threonine-protein kinase SAPK3, producing MEERYEALKELGTGNFGVARLVRDKRTKELVAVKYIERGKKIDENVQREIINHRSLRHPNIIRFKEVCVTPTHLAIVMEYAAGGELFERICTAGRFSEDEARYFFQQLLSGVSYCHSMEICHRDLKLENTLLDGSPTPRVKICDFGYSKSALLHSKPKSTVGTPAYIAPEVLSRKEYDGKVADVWSCGVTLYVMLIGSYPFEDPEDPRNFRKTISRILGVQYSIPDYVRVSSDCRRLLSQIFTADPSKRITIAEIKKLPWYLKSLPKEIAERDRANFKEPEKATETAASAAQPVEEIMRIIQEAKAPGDMSKSSADAALLAELAELQSDDDDEPGVEGETY from the exons ATGGAGGAGAGGTACGAGGCGTTGAAGGAGTTGGGGACGGGAAACTTCGGGGTGGCGAGGCTGGTCAGGGACAAGCGCACCAAAGAGCTCGTCGCCGTCAAGTACATCGAGAGGGGCAAGAAG ATTGATGAGAATGTGCAGAGGGAGATCATCAATCACCGCTCGCTCCGGCACCCTAACATCATACGATTCAAGGAG GTTTGTGTAACTCCGACGCACCTTGCCATCGTCATGGAATATGCTGCTGGCGGAGAACTCTTCGAAAGAATATGCACCGCGGGCCGATTCAGTGAAGATGAG GCAAGATACTTCTTCCAGCAACTACTTTCAGGGGTCAGCTACTGCCATTCTATG GAAATCTGTCACCGTGATCTTAAACTGGAAAACACTCTCCTGGATGGGAGTCCAACACCTCGAGTGAAAATTTGCGACTTTGGTTACTCAAAG TCTGCTTTGCTGCATTCCAAACCAAAATCAACAGTTGGTACTCCAGCATACATAGCGCCGGAAGTTCTTTCGAGAAAAGAATATGATGGCAAG GTAGCGGATGTTTGGTCCTGCGGCGTGACATTGTATGTGATGCTCATCGGGTCGTACCCATTTGAGGACCCCGAGGATCCAAGGAACTTCCGGAAAACAATCAGT AGAATCCTTGGCGTGCAATACTCCATTCCGGACTACGTCAGGGTGTCCTCCGACTGCAGACGCCTCCTGTCCCAAATATTCACTGCCGATCCTTCAAAG AGGATCACCATCGCTGAGATCAAGAAGCTGCCGTGGTACCTGAAGAGCCTGCCCAAGGAGATCGCGGAGAGGGACAGGGCCAACTTCAAGGAGCCTGAGAAGGCGACGGAGACCGCGGCCTCGGCGGCGCAGCCGGTGGAAGAGATCATGCGGATAATCCAGGAGGCCAAGGCCCCCGGGGACATGTCCAAGTCGTCGGCCGATGCGGCGCTGCTCGCCGAGCTGGCCGAGCTGcagagcgacgacgacgacgagccgGGAGTCGAGGGGGAGACCTACTGA